From the Clostridium putrefaciens genome, one window contains:
- a CDS encoding Tn3 family transposase, whose amino-acid sequence MKELNSTTKRKMPKNAPLDFVSNQWEEYVYDEDGNIDKKYYELAAFTELKNAIRSGDISIVGSNQHIPLEEYLLTEEEWTKYKEKSTDFKVPLDAEKYLADRIALLNSKLKYVSDNIKKLKGVSIENNKFILSRLEKAVPDDAKRLSSKVYALMPRVNLSDILIDICKYTMFDKKLIHTATNKEPKDIEKGCIIATIMALGTNIGLKKMEQAVKGLTYKQMSNVANWRMSDDNLENAMIEIVNIQHKQPYARYWGNGTTSSSDGVRVRTAVESLNSSYNPHYGFEKGVTMYATVSDQYSRFVIDVINTNSRDAIHIVDILLNHNTELEIEEHYTDTAGYTDQVFGLTHLLGFRFAPRLRDISDCKLYYVETKEDFKNIESVIKGKININVIKENYDDILKLAYSIKQGKVSASLIMSKLGSYARQNSLAKALSEIGKTEKTIFILDYLSDENFRRKIHTGLNKGEATNALARALFFGKHGMLHEKDIQAQIQRATALSIIINSITLWNTLYLPKVIDKLKEKEEINESFIKHISPLGLEHVNFVGQYNFDDNSNYDSYFFLTGILHKLRSLPLIEFNITFVYITPYIV is encoded by the coding sequence ATAAAAGAATTAAATTCTACAACTAAAAGAAAAATGCCTAAAAATGCTCCATTAGATTTTGTAAGTAATCAATGGGAAGAATATGTTTATGATGAAGATGGTAATATAGATAAGAAATACTATGAATTAGCAGCATTTACAGAACTCAAAAATGCAATTCGCTCTGGAGACATATCTATTGTTGGAAGTAATCAACATATACCACTTGAAGAGTATCTTTTGACTGAAGAAGAATGGACGAAGTATAAAGAAAAAAGTACTGATTTTAAAGTACCTTTAGATGCAGAGAAATATCTAGCAGATAGAATAGCTCTATTAAATAGTAAGTTGAAATATGTATCAGATAATATAAAAAAACTTAAAGGCGTATCCATAGAAAATAATAAGTTTATATTATCAAGATTAGAGAAAGCCGTTCCAGATGATGCTAAAAGATTATCTTCTAAAGTTTATGCTCTAATGCCTAGAGTAAATTTATCTGATATATTAATAGATATTTGTAAATATACAATGTTTGATAAAAAACTAATACACACAGCAACAAATAAAGAACCTAAAGATATTGAAAAAGGTTGTATAATAGCAACTATTATGGCACTTGGAACTAATATAGGTCTTAAAAAAATGGAACAAGCAGTTAAGGGACTAACATATAAACAAATGAGTAATGTTGCTAATTGGAGAATGAGTGATGATAATCTGGAGAATGCTATGATTGAAATTGTTAATATTCAACATAAACAGCCTTATGCTAGATATTGGGGGAATGGAACTACGTCATCTTCTGATGGAGTAAGAGTTAGAACAGCGGTTGAAAGTTTAAATTCATCATACAATCCCCACTATGGATTTGAAAAGGGGGTAACTATGTATGCTACTGTAAGTGATCAATATTCTAGATTTGTAATAGATGTTATAAATACAAATTCAAGAGATGCAATTCATATAGTTGATATTCTTCTTAATCATAATACAGAACTTGAAATTGAGGAGCATTACACAGATACTGCTGGATATACGGATCAAGTATTTGGATTAACTCACTTACTTGGTTTTAGGTTTGCACCAAGGCTTAGAGATATATCTGACTGTAAATTATATTATGTTGAAACAAAAGAAGATTTTAAAAATATTGAATCAGTAATAAAGGGTAAGATAAATATTAATGTTATAAAAGAAAATTATGATGATATATTAAAACTTGCATATTCAATAAAACAAGGTAAAGTCTCCGCATCATTAATAATGAGTAAATTAGGATCTTATGCAAGACAAAACAGTTTAGCTAAAGCATTAAGTGAGATTGGAAAGACAGAAAAAACAATTTTTATATTAGATTATCTTTCAGATGAAAATTTTAGAAGAAAAATACATACTGGATTAAATAAAGGTGAAGCAACAAATGCCTTAGCTAGAGCTTTATTTTTCGGAAAACATGGAATGCTCCATGAGAAAGATATACAAGCACAAATACAAAGAGCTACTGCATTAAGTATAATTATAAATTCAATAACCCTTTGGAATACCTTATACTTGCCTAAAGTTATTGATAAACTAAAAGAAAAGGAGGAAATTAATGAATCATTTATAAAACATATTTCCCCACTAGGATTGGAACATGTAAATTTCGTTGGTCAATACAACTTTGATGATAACTCTAATTATGATAGCTATTTTTTCTTAACGGGAATTTTGCACAAATTGCGGTCGCTACCCCTAATAGAGTTTAACATAACATTTGTCTATATAACTCCATATATTGTATAG
- a CDS encoding MFS transporter, giving the protein MKSSKDRKISNKIGFYITNSLIASLIGTINLGICTTLFTLNGLTFLNISIIYTCILLSSLIFEYPSGIIADKFGRKKVYAFGLLCVAFQYFSYAKFTSIILLYLSACIGGIGGALISGSFQAWIIVEEKHNNIDGLKKGFALLTMLGAILSIICSFLLTFIKGDFNLIYTIMSAIILILSIFTFIVYKDNYGEKKHISDYNKDTFRDIKGNKRYYILIFIYSLSITYCSIFILFWQPKILSLGINSKKITAFYAVYLLGVFIINLITSKINITNKKLYIGICNIVLMLSFILMSLKSISIFTIGMFLFGLGFGSINPFFFAWISEIINEDNCASIISLISAAGTIISIIINVGVGYFMDIYGINVNVYFSVFIGVIFLISLIILKFCDNKKMPKNIRMNEEK; this is encoded by the coding sequence ATGAAATCTTCTAAAGATAGAAAAATTAGTAATAAAATTGGGTTTTATATTACAAATAGTTTAATAGCATCGTTAATTGGAACTATAAACTTGGGTATATGCACAACGTTATTTACATTAAATGGATTAACATTTTTAAATATTTCCATTATATACACATGTATTTTATTATCATCATTAATATTTGAATATCCATCAGGGATAATTGCAGATAAGTTTGGACGTAAAAAAGTATATGCATTCGGTTTATTATGTGTAGCCTTTCAATATTTTTCATATGCAAAGTTTACATCAATTATTTTATTATATTTATCAGCATGTATTGGTGGTATTGGCGGAGCCTTAATTAGTGGTTCCTTTCAAGCATGGATTATTGTAGAAGAAAAACATAATAATATAGATGGGCTAAAAAAAGGGTTTGCTTTATTAACAATGTTAGGTGCGATTTTGTCAATTATTTGTAGTTTTTTACTTACATTTATAAAAGGTGATTTTAATCTTATATATACAATCATGTCAGCTATAATTCTAATTCTTTCGATTTTTACTTTTATAGTTTACAAAGATAATTATGGCGAAAAGAAACATATTAGTGATTATAATAAAGATACTTTTAGAGATATTAAGGGCAATAAAAGATATTATATATTAATTTTTATTTACTCCTTGAGTATTACTTATTGTTCAATATTTATACTTTTTTGGCAACCTAAAATTTTATCACTTGGAATTAATTCAAAAAAAATAACTGCTTTTTATGCAGTTTACTTGTTAGGTGTATTTATTATTAATTTAATTACTTCTAAAATTAATATTACTAATAAGAAACTATATATTGGAATTTGTAATATTGTTTTAATGCTTAGCTTTATACTAATGTCTTTAAAAAGTATTTCAATATTTACTATAGGGATGTTCCTTTTTGGATTAGGTTTTGGTAGTATTAATCCATTTTTCTTTGCATGGATTTCGGAAATTATTAATGAGGATAACTGTGCATCAATAATTTCTTTAATAAGTGCTGCAGGAACAATAATTTCAATCATAATAAATGTTGGAGTAGGGTATTTTATGGATATTTACGGAATAAATGTAAATGTATACTTTTCGGTGTTTATTGGAGTTATATTTTTAATATCCCTAATTATATTAAAATTTTGTGATAATAAAAAAATGCCTAAAAATATTAGAATGAATGAGGAAAAGTAA
- a CDS encoding N-acetylmannosamine-6-phosphate 2-epimerase — protein MMISSMETLNKIKGGIIVSCQALEDEPLHSVNIMTRMAKAALIGGAVGIRANSPEDCESIKENIDLPLIAIYKRVYGSSNVYITPTIEEVKKLLPIKPQIIAVDATKRERPDGKSLKEFFLEIREVYDGMIMADISSYDEAIEAENIGFDIVSTTLSGYTDYTLDRSRPDIELIKELKKVLKVPIIAEGNVDTPSLAATCLESGAWAVVVGGAITRPQLITKRFVDSVKKVHI, from the coding sequence ATGATGATAAGTTCAATGGAAACACTTAATAAGATAAAGGGCGGAATTATAGTCTCTTGCCAAGCCTTGGAAGACGAACCTCTTCATAGTGTTAATATTATGACACGCATGGCAAAGGCTGCACTCATTGGGGGAGCAGTAGGAATTAGAGCAAATTCTCCAGAGGATTGTGAAAGCATTAAAGAAAATATTGATTTACCGTTAATAGCAATTTATAAAAGGGTATATGGATCTAGTAATGTTTATATTACACCTACCATAGAGGAGGTTAAAAAGTTACTTCCTATTAAGCCTCAGATAATTGCAGTTGATGCTACTAAAAGAGAAAGACCAGATGGAAAAAGTCTTAAAGAATTCTTTTTAGAAATAAGGGAGGTATATGATGGAATGATAATGGCTGATATATCTTCTTATGACGAAGCTATAGAAGCTGAAAATATAGGCTTTGATATAGTGTCTACTACATTAAGCGGATATACGGATTACACTCTTGATAGATCTAGGCCGGATATTGAATTAATTAAAGAGTTAAAGAAGGTTTTAAAGGTACCAATAATTGCTGAAGGAAACGTTGATACACCAAGTCTTGCAGCAACGTGCTTGGAATCTGGTGCCTGGGCTGTAGTAGTTGGAGGGGCAATAACAAGGCCACAATTAATAACTAAAAGGTTTGTAGATTCAGTAAAGAAAGTTCATATATAA
- a CDS encoding transposase, with amino-acid sequence MVYNGFEKSRSRLKWRCPLVLKKVDSCSCQKQCSPSPYGRVIYTKPSWDLRLFTPVPRGSKQWKTIYKTRTCSERINNRILNDYRIHSLRIHGKERYSFMTMIAAINIHLDARLKVSGFSILNLLE; translated from the coding sequence ATGGTCTATAACGGTTTTGAAAAAAGTCGTTCACGCCTTAAATGGCGTTGCCCTCTAGTTTTAAAAAAGGTTGATAGTTGCTCTTGTCAAAAGCAGTGCTCACCTTCACCTTATGGGCGAGTAATCTATACTAAACCATCATGGGATTTACGCTTGTTTACTCCTGTGCCTCGCGGCTCAAAACAATGGAAAACTATTTATAAAACTAGAACCTGCTCAGAACGTATAAATAATCGTATTCTTAATGATTATAGAATTCATTCTTTACGAATACACGGTAAAGAACGGTATTCATTTATGACTATGATTGCTGCAATTAATATTCATCTAGATGCAAGACTTAAAGTTTCAGGTTTTAGTATTTTAAATTTATTAGAGTAG
- a CDS encoding DUF4158 domain-containing protein: MYLNRRGLLTINQRIELMKNSNDITEKELEYYYTLNFEDIDVINTHRLSYNTLQLTIIRHSGWPLIEFTDIPMRIVQYVANQLDIDSRDFDKYINTKNTKYEHLDSICSLFKYRKYNKNTEALLVDKLLQIAQEDNNSFNLVSNALNILRKDRVIIPSIRTVEQIVWQVKEEVEGLIFNLVDEALTNMKKQQLDNSITVQDDDIKTKLAWLREIPGKASSKTFNEIADRIDFIRSL; the protein is encoded by the coding sequence ATGTATTTAAACAGAAGAGGATTATTAACAATTAACCAAAGAATTGAGTTAATGAAAAATTCAAATGATATAACTGAGAAAGAATTAGAATACTACTATACCTTAAATTTTGAGGATATAGATGTAATAAATACTCATAGACTTAGTTATAATACATTACAACTAACAATTATAAGACACTCTGGATGGCCATTAATTGAATTTACAGATATACCAATGAGAATCGTACAATATGTTGCTAATCAGTTAGATATCGATTCAAGAGATTTTGATAAATATATTAATACTAAAAACACTAAGTATGAGCATTTGGATTCTATTTGTAGCTTATTCAAGTATAGAAAATATAACAAAAATACCGAAGCACTTTTAGTTGATAAACTCTTACAGATAGCTCAAGAGGACAATAATTCTTTTAATCTTGTAAGTAATGCACTTAATATTTTAAGGAAAGATAGAGTAATAATTCCTTCAATACGAACTGTTGAACAAATAGTTTGGCAAGTTAAAGAAGAAGTTGAGGGGCTTATTTTTAATTTAGTGGATGAAGCATTAACAAATATGAAAAAACAGCAGTTAGATAATTCGATAACTGTTCAAGATGATGATATAAAAACTAAATTAGCGTGGTTACGGGAAATACCAGGTAAAGCATCCTCAAAAACTTTTAATGAAATTGCTGATAGAATTGATTTCATTCGTAGTTTATAA
- a CDS encoding B12-binding domain-containing radical SAM protein, which yields MMSKSVDVLVITPPRKSVINNVIVNNYPPNNQGIDSIPLRLAAVVEKKYTVGFFPFYYTQYNYLNIDLEEVEKVLKKYQPKILIISTDYFISNRTTSTVQSSLVIMKEYKKLFKNGKTIVTGKHAIVNPEDYFNDNCCDVAVMSEAENIINEVIKALLDNNYESLKDINNLMFFENEVIKTELREENVDVNKLPVPAFNLLAEYIDILIEKEKPIGDKVSITLRSSYGCVYNCPFCGGLKNWNNYRMRNAEGLKKDIDYMKSCLGNKAEIVFLDDELFTMNKEHVIEVGNVFNKEGIYIQGVLTHVNYFNEEIAEIICKFSHGIIFGGENFCDNILEDINKNQNVEKILKACSVAKKYNLDTRIEYIVGLPSETPKTIVKNINFIYNAICSGKIDIVVPYVLVPHPGTKFNISSDEYGINIIDNDYSNYIEEGNYPVYETNRLTRAQIYIYYLLLLNNIYAAKHVNKVLGNDNYLSNTTYSEDLFVEFFNNISSHGN from the coding sequence ATGATGAGTAAAAGTGTAGATGTTTTAGTAATAACTCCACCAAGAAAGTCAGTCATTAACAATGTAATAGTTAATAACTATCCACCTAATAATCAAGGCATCGACTCTATTCCTTTAAGGTTAGCAGCTGTTGTTGAGAAAAAGTATACTGTTGGGTTTTTCCCATTTTATTATACTCAATACAATTATTTAAATATTGACCTTGAAGAAGTAGAAAAAGTTCTAAAAAAATATCAACCTAAAATATTAATTATATCAACAGATTATTTTATATCTAATAGAACTACATCTACTGTTCAAAGTTCATTAGTAATTATGAAAGAATACAAGAAACTTTTTAAAAATGGAAAGACTATAGTTACTGGTAAGCATGCAATTGTTAATCCAGAAGATTATTTTAATGATAATTGCTGTGATGTTGCTGTGATGTCAGAGGCTGAAAATATTATTAATGAAGTAATTAAAGCTCTGCTTGACAATAATTATGAATCGTTAAAGGATATCAATAATCTAATGTTTTTTGAAAATGAAGTAATTAAAACAGAACTTAGAGAAGAAAATGTAGATGTTAATAAATTACCTGTTCCAGCCTTTAATCTATTGGCTGAATATATTGATATTTTAATTGAAAAGGAAAAGCCAATAGGTGATAAAGTATCTATCACATTAAGATCAAGTTATGGTTGTGTATATAATTGTCCGTTTTGTGGAGGATTAAAGAATTGGAACAATTATAGAATGAGAAATGCTGAAGGTTTGAAAAAAGATATAGATTATATGAAGAGTTGTTTAGGTAATAAGGCTGAAATAGTATTTCTTGATGATGAATTATTTACAATGAATAAAGAACATGTTATTGAGGTAGGTAATGTATTTAATAAAGAAGGGATATATATACAAGGAGTTTTAACACATGTAAATTATTTTAATGAAGAAATTGCAGAAATTATTTGTAAGTTTTCACATGGAATTATTTTTGGTGGAGAAAACTTTTGTGATAATATTCTTGAAGACATTAACAAAAATCAAAATGTGGAAAAAATTTTAAAAGCATGCAGTGTAGCAAAAAAATATAATTTAGATACACGTATTGAATATATAGTGGGACTACCTTCAGAAACTCCAAAAACAATAGTAAAGAATATCAACTTTATTTATAATGCTATTTGTTCAGGAAAAATTGATATTGTAGTACCCTATGTATTAGTTCCACATCCTGGTACAAAATTTAATATTTCATCTGATGAATATGGTATCAATATCATTGATAATGATTATAGTAACTATATTGAAGAAGGCAATTATCCTGTGTATGAAACCAATAGATTGACTAGGGCTCAAATATATATATATTATTTATTGTTACTAAATAATATATATGCAGCTAAACATGTGAATAAGGTGTTAGGTAATGACAATTATTTATCTAATACTACATATTCTGAAGACCTATTTGTAGAGTTTTTTAATAATATAAGTAGTCACGGAAACTAA
- a CDS encoding radical SAM/SPASM domain-containing protein, with the protein MVIAPFQVDFDITLDCMYKCRHCNVDAGDKLKDEMTTKEILRIIDQMDEIGISDISLTGGEPLLRADALEIIKYAYDKPGVRLTLNTNGLLVDEEKIKFFKENCPNINIAVSLDGYDTKSYSILRKSKKCPDKILDEEFEIVINNLKLIVKSGLSVGINYTLTEPTLNNFWDTYDFITSLGIKSILAIKFFPYGQGRIHEKQLELSYERWKEFLMDATKKKMNDSHFRGVQISVPCPWEMYIPLLENGYSIDDVHKIWDYNSPLESEFYKKHRDIGCHAGITSCAISPNGDLYPCGTISSKFPPFVCGNLKRQSFEDIWYNSVVLNNLRSLRAKNLKGECTTCDYLELCGGGCRARAYTKTGDLYEKDYLCPLHCK; encoded by the coding sequence ATGGTAATAGCACCTTTTCAAGTAGATTTTGATATAACGTTAGATTGTATGTACAAATGTCGTCATTGTAATGTTGATGCTGGTGATAAATTAAAAGATGAAATGACAACAAAAGAGATTTTAAGAATCATAGACCAAATGGACGAAATCGGAATAAGTGATATATCTTTAACAGGTGGAGAACCTTTGTTAAGAGCAGATGCTTTAGAAATTATAAAATATGCATATGATAAACCTGGAGTTAGATTAACATTAAACACCAATGGATTGTTGGTTGATGAAGAAAAAATTAAGTTTTTCAAAGAAAATTGCCCTAATATCAATATAGCAGTTAGTCTTGATGGATATGATACGAAATCATATTCAATTTTAAGAAAAAGTAAAAAGTGTCCTGATAAAATTTTAGACGAAGAATTTGAAATAGTTATTAACAATTTAAAACTTATAGTTAAATCAGGGCTTTCTGTTGGTATAAATTATACGTTAACAGAGCCTACATTAAATAATTTTTGGGATACATATGATTTTATCACTTCACTAGGTATTAAAAGTATTTTAGCTATTAAGTTTTTTCCATATGGACAGGGAAGAATTCATGAAAAACAACTTGAACTTTCATATGAAAGATGGAAGGAATTTTTAATGGATGCAACTAAAAAGAAAATGAATGATTCACATTTCAGAGGGGTACAGATATCAGTACCATGTCCATGGGAAATGTATATACCACTTCTAGAAAATGGTTATTCAATTGATGACGTTCACAAAATATGGGATTACAATTCACCATTAGAATCTGAATTTTATAAAAAGCATAGAGATATTGGTTGCCATGCAGGAATTACAAGTTGTGCTATTTCGCCTAACGGAGATTTATATCCATGTGGTACAATATCATCTAAATTTCCACCGTTCGTATGTGGAAATTTGAAAAGACAGAGTTTCGAAGATATTTGGTACAATTCTGTAGTTTTAAATAATTTAAGAAGCTTAAGGGCTAAAAATTTAAAAGGTGAATGTACGACTTGTGATTACCTTGAATTATGTGGTGGTGGTTGCCGAGCAAGGGCATATACCAAAACAGGTGATTTATATGAAAAAGATTATCTTTGTCCTTTACATTGTAAATAA
- a CDS encoding tyrosine-type recombinase/integrase, with translation MFLTHLKGRNERDWILAKFQLNTGLRISDVVTVKVSDILTASLNFKDYFVLKEQKTNKEKKIKLNNALKTVLKGYIKKNKLDYNSYVFRSRKGENAPITVTQAYRILKDAAVNMNIENFGTHSLRKTWGYWTYKASRYNVGLIMDTFNHSNQSITLKYIGISQEQKDELYSIVQF, from the coding sequence TTGTTTCTTACGCACTTAAAAGGAAGAAATGAAAGGGATTGGATCTTAGCGAAATTCCAATTAAATACCGGATTAAGAATAAGTGATGTAGTTACTGTAAAGGTAAGTGACATATTAACTGCATCACTTAACTTTAAGGATTATTTTGTTCTAAAAGAACAAAAAACAAATAAAGAAAAAAAGATTAAGTTAAATAATGCTCTTAAAACAGTTTTAAAAGGCTATATAAAGAAAAATAAATTGGACTATAATAGTTATGTTTTTAGAAGTAGAAAAGGTGAAAATGCCCCTATAACCGTTACTCAAGCTTATAGAATATTAAAGGATGCAGCTGTAAATATGAATATAGAAAATTTCGGAACGCATTCATTGAGAAAAACTTGGGGGTATTGGACTTATAAAGCTAGTAGGTATAATGTAGGCTTAATTATGGATACATTCAATCACAGCAATCAATCTATTACTTTAAAATATATAGGAATAAGTCAAGAACAAAAAGATGAGCTGTATTCTATAGTTCAATTCTAG
- a CDS encoding radical SAM/SPASM domain-containing protein translates to MFYPNQCYIEITDRCNLKCKHCFANAQQKNKNFLSYSEIVNIYKQLENVGVIYVNISGGEPLLHPEIFDIIAYASKQPYNTCLLTNGILWNEEKIAKLKESDPDDNIYIQLSLDGQYEIMNEHRNMTKTEYEKMIENIKLFKKYGFYVTGLHTADSITIKESLNTCKYYIENYNIDSIQIVPAFMSGRATENHDLLDNYWNEWIQLVLQVTDIKKYSYWGQLSERLSLGFFTLYEIVVPLDKNNRHSDIWDVWGLDVDNVDNYRKQLHRNYYCEAGCSELAISSTKEMYPCVAALRTSMRCGTLKEKSINEIWTDSEMLDKFRNLNDTVIKKEPCSSCNYKIYCNGGCRVASLELTGDFYNPDPRCPIVKEYKNNKEMEIL, encoded by the coding sequence ATGTTTTATCCGAATCAATGTTATATTGAAATTACAGATAGATGCAATTTGAAGTGCAAACATTGCTTTGCAAATGCTCAACAAAAGAATAAAAATTTTTTATCGTATTCAGAAATAGTCAATATATACAAACAGTTGGAAAATGTTGGAGTTATATATGTCAATATTTCAGGAGGAGAACCACTTTTACATCCTGAAATATTCGATATTATAGCGTATGCATCTAAGCAACCATATAACACATGTTTGTTAACTAACGGAATTTTGTGGAATGAAGAGAAAATTGCTAAATTAAAAGAATCTGATCCAGATGATAACATTTATATTCAATTAAGTTTAGATGGTCAATATGAAATTATGAATGAGCATAGAAATATGACAAAAACAGAATATGAAAAAATGATTGAAAATATTAAACTTTTTAAAAAATATGGGTTTTATGTTACAGGATTGCATACAGCTGATTCCATAACAATAAAAGAAAGTTTAAATACATGTAAATATTATATAGAAAATTATAATATTGATTCAATACAGATTGTTCCAGCATTTATGTCTGGTAGGGCGACTGAAAATCATGATTTATTAGATAATTATTGGAATGAATGGATTCAACTTGTACTACAGGTAACAGATATAAAAAAATATAGTTATTGGGGACAACTTAGTGAACGCTTGAGTCTTGGTTTCTTTACATTATATGAAATTGTAGTTCCACTTGATAAAAATAATAGACATAGTGATATTTGGGATGTTTGGGGGCTTGATGTTGATAATGTTGACAATTATAGAAAGCAATTGCATAGGAATTATTATTGTGAAGCAGGATGTAGTGAACTTGCAATTTCTTCAACTAAAGAAATGTACCCGTGTGTGGCAGCATTAAGAACAAGTATGAGATGTGGTACACTTAAGGAAAAATCCATTAATGAAATATGGACTGATTCAGAAATGTTAGATAAATTTAGGAATCTAAATGATACAGTAATAAAGAAAGAACCATGTTCATCATGTAATTATAAAATATATTGTAATGGTGGTTGTCGTGTAGCTTCATTAGAATTAACAGGTGATTTTTATAATCCTGATCCAAGGTGCCCTATCGTAAAAGAGTATAAAAATAACAAAGAAATGGAGATCTTATGA
- a CDS encoding ABC transporter substrate-binding protein gives MKKTKLITLILALSVTASAFIGCSKSETGDSGKASSDKAVEITWWNYPNYAPIDNTPGKYEQKIIENFNKKYPNIKVNVEMMDFASGPQKLNTAIASNSAPDLVYDYPGRIIDYARNGVMAELDSMFTDSLKSDVPEKILDACKLDGKYYMYPINTTPNMMAFNKTMLEKAGLLDMLPLDREDRTWTNDEYIALLKAIKEKVPGVVPSSMYAKSSAGDQGTRPYIANMGGGQIISPDLKEYVMNDPNEAKALKWIVDSTKEGLTLKGGEALTSNDMIDMFLQQKIAVSILYSPVLKKTSEAKKTEAFEEVFVPYPTPSIEQKPFLEAFVGGIGIFDNKDPDKIEAAKKLVDFIANDEATFKENLVSTGGFSVKSSVKGLYKDPESVYCEGMIKYLGTYYNAVPGFSEMRTFWFPTLQEVLIEKSEPQKALDQFVKDSNATLTNK, from the coding sequence ATGAAGAAAACTAAATTAATAACATTAATCCTAGCACTTTCAGTTACTGCATCTGCTTTTATTGGATGCTCAAAAAGTGAAACAGGAGATTCTGGAAAGGCGTCTTCAGATAAAGCTGTAGAAATAACTTGGTGGAACTATCCAAACTATGCACCAATAGATAATACTCCAGGAAAGTATGAACAAAAGATAATTGAGAATTTTAATAAAAAGTATCCAAATATAAAAGTTAATGTAGAAATGATGGATTTTGCTAGTGGTCCTCAAAAGCTTAACACAGCAATTGCTTCTAATTCAGCTCCAGACTTAGTTTATGACTATCCAGGAAGAATAATAGACTATGCAAGAAATGGTGTAATGGCAGAACTTGATAGTATGTTTACAGATTCACTTAAATCAGATGTACCAGAGAAGATATTAGATGCGTGCAAGCTAGATGGTAAGTACTACATGTATCCAATTAATACTACACCAAATATGATGGCATTTAACAAAACAATGTTAGAAAAAGCTGGGCTTTTGGACATGCTTCCATTAGACAGAGAAGATAGAACATGGACAAATGATGAGTATATTGCACTTTTAAAAGCAATTAAAGAAAAGGTACCGGGAGTAGTTCCAAGTTCTATGTATGCTAAATCTAGTGCTGGGGATCAAGGAACCAGACCATATATAGCTAACATGGGTGGCGGACAAATAATATCTCCTGACTTAAAAGAATATGTTATGAATGATCCAAATGAAGCTAAGGCTCTTAAATGGATTGTTGATTCAACAAAAGAAGGACTTACTCTAAAAGGTGGAGAGGCTCTTACATCTAATGATATGATCGATATGTTTTTACAACAAAAGATAGCAGTATCAATTCTATATTCACCAGTATTAAAGAAAACAAGTGAAGCAAAGAAAACTGAGGCTTTTGAAGAAGTATTTGTTCCATATCCAACACCAAGTATTGAACAAAAACCTTTTCTTGAAGCTTTCGTTGGAGGAATAGGGATTTTTGATAATAAAGATCCAGATAAGATAGAAGCAGCTAAAAAGCTTGTAGATTTCATAGCTAATGATGAAGCTACATTTAAAGAAAACCTAGTATCCACTGGAGGATTTTCAGTTAAATCATCAGTAAAAGGATTATACAAGGATCCAGAATCAGTATATTGCGAAGGTATGATTAAATATTTAGGAACTTATTACAATGCAGTACCAGGATTCTCTGAAATGAGGACGTTTTGGTTTCCAACTCTTCAAGAAGTATTAATTGAAAAAAGTGAACCACAAAAGGCTTTAGATCAATTTGTTAAAGATTCAAATGCAACTTTAACAAATAAATAG